In one Suricata suricatta isolate VVHF042 chromosome 9, meerkat_22Aug2017_6uvM2_HiC, whole genome shotgun sequence genomic region, the following are encoded:
- the MOAP1 gene encoding LOW QUALITY PROTEIN: modulator of apoptosis 1 (The sequence of the model RefSeq protein was modified relative to this genomic sequence to represent the inferred CDS: deleted 1 base in 1 codon), translating to MTLRLLEDWSRGMDVNPRRALLIAGIPPPPTCSVAEIEEALRAGLAPLGECTLLARMFRRVENCTVALVGLTEETGHALVPKEIPGKGGVWRVIFKPPDPGNEFLSRLNEFLEGEGTTLGELTRALGCGNDPFDLDQGRTPEMQASLLARALQEALEPVLHYLQYKKLRVFSGSNPPEPGEEEFESWLFHTTQTVKAWQVSEAEKRRRLLESLRGPAFDVIRALKISNPSITVAECLQALKQVFGVIDSPRELQVKYLTTYQKDGEKLSAYVLRLEPLLQKLVERGAIKKDVVNQTRLDQTLAGAVHRRLRSRFAVRGAGPAPGLLELLALIKEEEAAEEEEALLQAGLRISPES from the exons ATGACGCTAAGACTTTTAGAAGACTGGAGCAGGGGGATGGATGTGAACCCTCGGAGAGCGCTCTTGATTGCgggcatc cccccacccccgacctgcTCTGTGGCGGAAATCGAAGAGGCCCTGCGGGCTGGTTTGGCGCCCTTGGGCGAGTGCACGCTGCTGGCGAGGATGTTCCGGCGGGTGGAGAACTGCACTGTAGCCTTAGTAGGGCTAACCGAGGAGACTGGTCATGCTCTGGTCCCTAAGGAGATACCCGGGAAAGGGGGTGTCTGGAGAGTGATCTTTAAGCCCCCAGACCCAGGTAATGAATTTTTAAGCAGATTAAACGAATTCTTAGAGGGAGAGGGCACAACATTGGGTGAGTTGACCAGAGCCCTTGGATGTGGAAACGACCCTTTTGACCTAGACCAGGGCAGGACCCCAGAAATGCAGGCCTCTTTGTTGGCTCGGGCATTACAGGAGGCTCTTGAGCCTGTTCTGCATTACCTGCAATACAAAAAGCTGCGGGTGTTCTCAGGCAGCAATCCTCCAGAACCAGGAGAAGaagagtttgaatcctggctgttTCACACCACTCAGACGGTGAAGGCATGGCAGGtgtcagaggcagagaaaagaaggcGATTGCTGGAGAGCCTTAGAGGCCCAGCCTTTGATGTTATTCGTGCCCTCAAGATAAGCAATCCTTCCATTACAGTCGCTGAATGCCTGCAGGCCCTCAAGCAGGTTTTTGGGGTTATCGATAGTCCTAGGGAATTGCAGGTCAAATATCTGACGACTTATCAGAAGGACGGAGAAAAACTGTCTGCTTACGTGCTAAGGTTGGAGCCTTTATTACAGAAGCTGGTGGAGAGAGGAGCAATCAAGAAAGATGTTGTGAATCAGACCCGCCTAGACCAGACCTTGGCCGGGGCGGTCCACAGAAGGCTTCGCAGCAGGTTTGCTGTGCGGGGGGCTGGCCCAGCCCCTGGTTTATTGGAATTACTGGCACTGATAAAGGAGGAAGAGGCCGCTGAGGAGGAAGAGGCCCTTCTCCAGGCAGGGTTAAGAATTTCTCCTGAATCTTAG
- the GON7 gene encoding EKC/KEOPS complex subunit GON7 has product MELLAEYIGPGGQQHQLRVPCEVPADADPYETLLSALAHMRELVVELLDPLVEQEAQDRGAAAPEEALDGDDEDDGEDENNTDDRTNSDGPSAKRPKPPS; this is encoded by the exons ATGGAGTTGTTGGCCGAGTATATTGGGCCGGGTGGGCAACAGCATCAGCTGCGGGTGCCCTGTGAGGTGCCGGCCGACGCCGATCCTTATGAGACCCTGTTGTCTGCCTTGGCCCACATGAGGGAGCTGGTGGTAGAACTCCTCGACCCCCTGGTAGAGCAGGAAGCGCAAGACCGGGGGGCGGCGGCTCCAGAAGAGGCCTTGGACG gtgatgatgaagatgatggagAAGATGAAAATAACACCGATGACAGAACTAACTCAGATGGACCATCTGCGAAGCGCCCCAAACCACCATCATAA
- the TMEM251 gene encoding transmembrane protein 251: MMNFRQRMGWIGVGLYLLASAAAFYYVFEINETYNRLALEHIQQHPEEPLEGTAWTHSLKARLLSLPFWFWTIIFLIPYLQMFLFLYSCTRADPKTVGYCIIPICLAVICNRHQAFVKASNQISRLQLIDT; the protein is encoded by the coding sequence ATGATGAACTTCCGTCAGAGGATGGGATGGATTGGAGTGGGATTGTATTTGTTAGCAAGCGCAGCAGCATTTTACTATGTTTTTGAAATCAATGAGACTTACAACAGGCTGGCCTTGGAACACATTCAGCAGCACCCCGAGGAGCCCCTCGAAGGAACCGCTTGGACACACTCCTTGAAAGCTCGGTTACTCTCCCTGCCTTTTTGGTTTTGGacaattatttttctgatccCTTACTTACAGATGTTCTTGTTCCTTTATTCTTGTACAAGAGCTGACCCCAAAACGGTGGGCTATTGTATTATCCCCATCTGCTTGGCAGTGATTTGCAATCGCCACCAGGCATTTGTCAAGGCTTCTAATCAGATCAGCAGACTACAGCTGATCGACACGTAA